Proteins co-encoded in one Rhopalosiphum maidis isolate BTI-1 chromosome 2, ASM367621v3, whole genome shotgun sequence genomic window:
- the LOC113551348 gene encoding mothers against decapentaplegic homolog 4-like, producing the protein METDAHMMSQQYAQAPQPTQIQHPPAPQPTREMQQTSAPTSADACLSIVHSLMCHRQGWESEGFAKRAIESLVKKLKEKRDELDSLILAITTNGSHPSKCVTIQRTLDGRLQVAGRKGFPHVIYARIWRWPDLHKNELKHLKYCQYAFDLKCDSVCVNPYHYERVVSPGIDLSGLTLQSGTSTNGSGRIIGLRDEYTAGGGGMSPSPPGSSQVSSSNMDSDVSGNSPAVTVQHHLPPLYHQQNPATDVSQQSTVPQAAGDIGMFRPTLQQQQRPSHQIGINSQVQVKTESCNNWMPGTPSHIPPNRPPNMPLQNPSMFPGQEEENLLPSQTMTPHDYQGPTATMPGTTTGNRPVQSTLTYTHSMQPPHPTFWGVSEMGLSGLLSSQPAPEYWCSIAYFELDTQVGETFKVTSTCPHVTVDGYVDPSGSNRFCLGALSNVHRTEQSEKARLHIGKGIQLDLIGEGDVWLKCQSDHSVFVQSYYLDREAGRAPGDAVHKIYPHAYIKVFDLRQCYRQMHQQAETAQNAAAAQAAAVAGHLAGPHSVGGIAPAISLSAAAGIGVDDLRRLCILRLSFVKGWGPDYRRSSIKETPCWIEVHLHRALQLLDEVLHSMQIDGPSRA; encoded by the exons ATGGAAACCGACGCGCACATGATGTCACAGCAGTATGCACAAGCTCCTCAACCAACACAAATACAACACCCACCAGCTCCTCAACCAA CCAGAGAAATGCAACAAACCAGTGCACCGACATCAGCTGATGCCTGTTTGAGCATAGTACACAGTTTGATGTGTCATCGACAGGGATGGGAAAGTGAAGGATTCGCTAAACGAGCCATTGAATCActagttaaaaagttaaag GAAAAAAGAGATGAATTAGATAGTCTTATTCTTGCAATAACCACAAATGGCTCACATCCAAGTAAATGTGTTACAATTCAAAGAACATTAGACGGACGGTTACAG gtagctGGACGTAAAGGTTTTCCGCACGTTATATATGCAAGAATTTGGCGATGGCcagatttacataaaaatgaactCAAACACTTAAAGTACTGTCAATATGCTTTTGACTTAAAATGTGATTCTGTATGTGTTAATCCATATCATTATGAACGGGTTGTATCACCAGGCATAG ATTTAAGTGGTCTAACGCTACAAAGTGGTACATCTACTAATGGTTCTGGCCGAATAATTGGCCTAAGAGATGAGTATACAGCTGGTGGGGGAGGAATGTCTCCTTCTCCACCTGGTTCTAGTCAAGTTAGTAGTTCCAATATGGACAGTGATGTATCTGGAAATAGTCCAGCTGTGACCGTACAACATCACTTACCACCTTTATACCACCAACAAAACCCAGCCACTGATGTATCTCAACAATCAACTGTCCCTCAAGCTGCTG gAGATATTGGTATGTTTCGGCCTACACTACAGCAGCAACAACGTCCTAGTCATCAAATTGGTATAAATTCTCAAGTACAGGTTAAGACTGAATCATGTAACAATTGGATGCCGGGTACACCATCACATATACCCCCCAATA gacCACCGAACATGCCATTACAAAATCCCAGTATGTTCCCAGGACAAGAAGAAGAAAacttat TACCTAGTCAAACAATGACACCTCATGATTATCAAGGACCTACTGCCACAATGCCTGGTACAACAACAGGTAATCGACCAGTACAAAGCACACTTACTTATACACATTCAATGCAACCACCACACCCAACATTtt GGGGAGTTTCTGAAATGGGATTGAGTGGCTTATTATCGTCCCAGCCAGCTCCTGAATATTGGTGTTCAATTGCTTACTTTGAATTAGATACTCAAGTTGGAGAAACATTTAAGGTTACATCCACTTGCCCTCATGTCACAGTTGATGGTTATGTTGATCCCTCTGGAAGTAATAGATTTTGTTTGGGAGCCCTTAGTAATGTTCACAGAACAGAACAAAGTGAAAAAgctag gtTACATATTGGGAAAGGTATTCAACTAGACCTGATTGGAGAAGGAGATGTTTGGTTGAAATGTCAGAGTGATCATTCAGTTTTTGTACagtcatattatttagatagagAAGCTGGACGAGCACCAGGAGATGCGGTCCATAAAATTTATCCTCATGCAtacattaaa gtttttGATCTAAGACAGTGTTATAGGCAAATGCACCAACAAGCCGAAACCGCTCAAAATGCAGCTGCTGCACAAGCAGCTGCAGTGGCAGGACATTTAGCAGGACCTCATAGTGTAGGAGGTATTGCTCCAGCGATAA GCTTAAGTGCTGCAGCAGGTATTGGAGTAGATGATTTAAGAAGATTGTGTATATTAAGATTAAGTTTTGTAAAAGGTTGGGGTCCTGACTATCGACGAAGTAGCATTAAAGAGACTCCGTGCTGGATAGAA gttCATTTACATCGAGCATTACAACTTTTGGACGAAGTGTTACACTCAATGCAAATAGATGGCCCATCAAGAGCTTGA
- the LOC113552334 gene encoding kinesin-like protein KIF11-B yields the protein MADHLLQKKNVSNEKPIEVFVRVRPMNDAEKSKGLSVVDVSSNHKEIIVTEKTVLADRRTKTFHFDKVFGQNSKQVDVYNVVVYPLIKEVLDGYNCTVFAYGQTGTGKTFTMEGDRLNGQSSVSWNKDPISGIIPRALSHMFDELRLLQVEHTVRASFLELYNEEIFDLLSCSEEPTHKSLRIFEEKKGSVIVRGLEEVIVSNKNEVYKLLEKGSKRRQTAATLMNAQSSRSHTIFTITVHIKESTIENEDIVRVGKLNLVDLAGSENIGRSGAIDRRACEAGNINKSLLTLGRCITSLVEQTPHVPYRESKLTRLLQDSLGGKTKTSIIATISPSHCNLEETMSTLDYASRAKSIKNKPEVNQKFTKKALIREYTDEIEKLKRDLVATRDKNGVYVAEENYNDMVLRLEKNEADICEKIATIRAVNEELNKKEEIMRELKVDLIRTMDERDRRDSLIVKLDKEATNLRSLAEIYENDMKLLHDKIERTIDVEKTNESAIEKLRNRVMETNTSFSNTLSLFEIKNREYLDIQEKLSDDMLDQNTSIKNNLQVVMNKINDDNDATMNIFTVMKKKVMDLLNHGENGKNELNQTIQNLLKEIELLEVNIIEKSETIINVTTSMNLYHNTISNHINETKSYNKNINEVLNEIKYRLTTQEAFNKSIENLYVNRLKKCYESMDMEKQETLKKIQKIKDNYLNYSLQFQQFNTQFLENIQNAEETKVYDEIHSEFNAQNNEISEMFTNQDKGIKDLMPCLLTLERIHLQNSNLIKPIEHNINEGRLTMNTITNGAQLKKLSEKCINNKDELTKISTVMNKELSHLTRGIKTHVETANDDVLKTTNNVSQTLLDAKKIMDDFENISKEYHTNFSVIKEKQNDCLGTGSLCVKEEFFRQETNINMFLNESKQCTPLGSTPKRKQFDTPDFVNTTLRRDIIQNYLVDYNESVMNSIPSSVNSSTQSLNGSESNLPSKENSPKALKKHEKKRENQKFRKMNKILSERN from the exons ATGGCAGACCATCTTCtccagaaaaaaaatgtttcaaatgaAAAACCAATTGAAGTTTTCGTCAGAGtgag gccTATGAACGATGCAGAAAAAAGTAAAGGCTTATCTGTGGTAGATGTTTCATCTAACCataaagaaattattgtaACAGAAAAAACAGTTTTAGCTGATCGTCGTACTAAAACATTCCATTTCGATAAAGTTTTTGggcaaaattcaaaacaa gttgatgtttataatgttgttGTATATCCATTAATTAAAGAAGTATTAGATGGATACAATTGTACAGTATTTGCATATGGACAAACTGGAACAGGGAAGACTTTTACCATGGAAGGGGATAGACTAAATGGACAATCATCAGTATCTTGGAATAAG GACCCAATTTCAGGAATTATTCCACGAGCTCTAAGTCATATGTTTGATGAACTTAGACTCTTACAAGTTGAACATACTGTTAGAGCGTCATTTTTAGAACTTTATAATGAAGAAATTTTTGATCTTCTTTCTTGTTCAGAAGAACCCACTCATAAATCtcttag gatttttgaagaaaaaaaaggtTCAGTAATTGTACGTGGTTTAGAAGAAGTTAttgttagtaataaaaatgaagtttataaattacttgaaAAGGGATCAAAAAGACGTCAAACAGCTGCTACATTAATGAATGCTCAAtctag tCGTTCACATACAATATTTACCATAACTGTTCATATAAAAGAGTCAACTATTGAGAATGAAGATATTGTTAGAGTTGGCAAGTTAAATCTTGTAGATTTGGCTGGTAGTGAAAATATTGGACGATCTGGTGCAATTGATAGACGTGCTTGTGAAGCTGGCAATATCAATAAATCTTTACTTACACTTGGTCGTTGTATAACATCACTTGTGGAACAAACTCCTCATGTTCCATACAG agaATCAAAACTTACTCGTTTATTGCAAGATTCTTTAGGAGGTAAAACTAAGACCTCTATTATTGCTACTATATCCCCATCACATTGTAATTTGGAAGAAACTATGAGCACTTTAGATTATGCTTCTAGGGCTAAgagcataaaaaataagccAGAAGTAAATcagaaatttacaaaaaaagcaTTAATTcgg gaataTACTGATGAAATAGAAAAACTTAAACGAGATTTAGTTGCAACTAGAGATAAAAATGGTGTTTATGTAGCTGAAGAAAATTACAATGATATGGTATTaagattagaaaaaaatgaagcAGACATCTGTGAAAAAATTGCTACAATTCGAGCTGTAAAtgaagaattaaataaaaaagaa GAAATTATGAGGGAATTAAAAGTTGATTTAATTCGAACAATGGATGAACGTGACAGAAGAGACAGTCTTATTGTTAAACTCGACAAAGAAGCTACAAACTTAAGGTCCTTAGctgaaatttatgaaaatgacATGAAATTACTTCATGATAAAATAGAACGCACAAT TGATGTGGAAAAAACAAATGAATCTGCCATTGAGAAGTTAAGAAATCGAGTAATGGAAACAAATACatcattttcaaatacattatcgttatttgaaattaaaaatagagaaTATTTGGATATACAAGAAAAACTCAGtg atGACATGCTTGATCAAAATAcatcaatcaaaaataatctaCAAGTAGTTATGAATAAGATAAATGATGATAATGATGCTACTATGAATATTTTCACTGTTATGAAGAAAaag gtaatgGATTTATTGAATCATGGagaaaatggaaaaaatgaattgaatCAAACAATACAAAACTTGCTAAAGGAAATAGAACTTTTAgaagttaatataatagagaaatcagaaacaataattaatgttactacatctatgaatttatatcataatacaatttcaaatcaCATTAATGag aCAAAatcttacaataaaaatataaatgaagtgctaaatgaaattaaatatcgtTTGACTACTCAAGAAgcttttaataaatctatcgAAAATCTCTATGTTAACCGCTTGAAAAAATGCTATGAATCAATGGATATGGAAAAACAAGaaacattaaaa aaaatccaAAAGATCAAGGACAATTATCTTAACTATAGCCTACAATTTCAACAATTCAATACTCAATTcttagaaaatattcaaaatgctGAAGAAACAAAAGTGTATGATGAAATACATTCAGAATTTAATgctcaaaataatgaaatatcagAAATGTTTACAAACCAAGATAAAGGAATAAAAGATTTGATGCCATGTCTACTTACATTAGAAAgaatacatttacaaaattctaatttaattaaaccgaTTGAGCACAATATAAATGAG GGCCGTTTAACAATGAATACCATAACTAATGGagctcaattaaaaaaattatcagagAAATGCATTAATAACAAAGATGAACTAACAAAAATTTCAACTGTAATGAATAAAGAATTAAGTCATTTGACTCGAGGAATAAAAACTCATGTAGAAACTGCCAATGATGATGTTTtg aaAACAACAAACAATGTGTCCCAAACACTTCTTGatgctaaaaaaattatggatgattttgaaaatatttcaaaagaatATCACACAAATTTTTCAGTAATCAAAGAAAAACAGAATGATTGTTTAGGCACTGGCAGCTTATGTGTTAAAGAAGAATTCTTCCGAcaagaaacaaatattaacatgtttttaaacgAATCAAAACAATGCACACCATTAG gaaGTACCccaaaaagaaaacaatttgacACTCCAGATTTTGTTAATACAACATTAAGACGTgacattattcaaaattatttagttgattATAATGAATCAGTAATGAATTCTATACCTTCATCTGTTAATTCTAGCACACAATCCTTAAATGGATCTGAATCCAATTTACCATCTAAAGAAAATAGTCCTAAAGCCTTAaag AAACACGAGAAAAAAAGAGAAAACCAAAAATTCagaaaaatgaacaaaatattgtcagaacgcaattaa